Proteins encoded together in one Venturia canescens isolate UGA chromosome 10, ASM1945775v1, whole genome shotgun sequence window:
- the Nulp1 gene encoding transcription factor 25, with translation MSTRYLRKVYGNDGILKENREDLGDFEGPPISESKLFNVFDLLNENSENEERGQESTAGDDFESQSSKRKKKKKKKKKADHAKNCDVAKEEEEEVEPTDEIERTVREVNKLLGEPQPGSSKDEVDQPVKRSKELILSIQHKQLNPYNELKRICGSKIVQAEQSKRRNRGRTGYTKKTHLVVPRDNWSPIGKSGLSMSIDTGIEAENGVTYFVFVHGSSYREIQKKFFDAVDSQNPENIINIMNAHTYHVDTLLQTSELCKLNEDLQMSAELIERAVYCMECALHPSFNIATGKCRLSYKKQANRAFYITLFKHMMFVGGRAFYRTSLEFCKFIMTLDPVSDPLAITLAIDFYALRSREYEWFIDFCELWDEPRNLMQLPNIAFSLALAHFHCNEHEVADELLQNALFMFPGVLLPLLDKCGVQTDLKVLGHDYFNSKAKSTTSAGLEKLQDLYVARSYHLWKEPEVLLFLENATHNVLRRVDAGDEYAKFCSNKRTLRYQGQPPRSVLRHIVLSDFKDVTISHPAIRDSGPIFSYDPLPPADSVDIYQRQRTVQRPAQANSNLFSLFMSSLYTDLAGNIPNIALNGFELYEGEEDISDDEID, from the exons ATGTCAACACGATATCTGCGGAAAGTTTATGGAAACGATGGAATTTTAAAGGAGAACCGTGAAGATTTGGGCGACTTTGAAGGACCACCGATCAGCGAATCAAAATTGTTCAATGTTTTCGATTTG ctgaatgaaaattctgaaaacgAAGAGAGAGGGCAAGAATCTACTGCAGGTGATGATTTTGAGTCCCAGAGTTCAAAGcgcaagaagaaaaaaaagaaaaagaagaaagctGACCATGCCAAAAATTGCGATGTTGCCAAA gAAGAAGAGGAGGAAGTTGAACCAACTGATGAAATTGAGAGAACTGTCAGAGAAGTGAACAAATTATTGGGTGAGCCGCAACCAGGTTCAAgcaaagatgaagttgatcaGCCCGTTAAGAGATCCAAGGAATTGATACTCTCAATACAACACAAACAATTAAATCCATACAATGAATTGAAAAGGATATGTGGCAGTAAAATTGTCCAGGCTGAACAGAG TAAAAGGCGAAATCGTGGCCGAACTGGATACACGAAGAAAACACACCTCGTCGTACCACGAGACAATTGGTCACCGATTGGAAAGTCGGGTCTTTCGATGTCGATCGACACAGGCATTGAAGCTGAAAACGGCGTAActtatttcgtttttgttcACGGATCATCTTACcgggaaattcaaaaaaaattctttgatgCCGTTGACAGTCAAAATCCTGAAAATATAATC AACATTATGAACGCTCATACCTACCACGTCGACACTCTTCTACAAACTTCTGAATTATGTAAGCTCAACGAAGATTTGCAAATGTCGGCAGAGCTCATTGAACGGGCAGTTTATTGTATGGAATGCGCTTTGCATCCGTCATTCAATATAGCGACTGGGAAATGCAGATTAAGCTACAAAAAGCAAGCCAATAGAGCGTTTTACATCACACTGTTCAAACACATGATGTTCGTCGGTGGACGAGCTTTTTACAG GACGAGTCTGGAATTTTGCAAATTCATAATGACCCTTGATCCCGTGAGCGATCCTCTGGCGATAACTTTGGCGATAGATTTCTACGCACTTCGTTCCCGGGAGTACGAGTGGttcatagatttttgtgagctGTGGGATGAACCAAGGAATCTAATGCAACTGCCGAACATAGCGTTTAGTTTGGCACTGGctcattttcattgtaatGAGCACGAGGTGGCGGACGAACTTTTGCAAAACGCTCTCTTCATGTTTCCCGGAGTACTGTTGCCGCTTCTGGATAAATGTGGCGTTCAAACAGACTTGAAG gttttGGGTCACGACTATTTCAACAGCAAAGCCAAGTCGACGACCTCTGCGGGTCTTGAAAAATTACAAGATTTGTACGTCGCGAGAAGCTATCATTTGTGGAAAGAACCCGAAGTTTTATTGTTTCTCGAAAACGCGACTCATAACGTTCTTCGTCGTGTTGATGCTGGCGATGAATACGCCAAATTCTGTAGCAACAAACGAACCTTGAGGTACCAAGGACAACCTCCGAGGAGCGTTCTTCGGCACATTGTTCTCTCGGACTTCAAAGATGTCACGATCAGTCATCCCGCG ATCAGAGATTCCGGAccgatattttcttacgatcCACTTCCACCAGCAGATTCAGTGGACATTTATCAAAGGCAAAGAACAGTTCAAAGACCAGCGCAAGCGAATTCGAACCTTTTCTCGTTGTTCATGTCTTCGTTGTACACGGATCTTGCAGGAAATATTCCTAACATCGCTTTGAACGGTTTTGAGCTTTA TGAGGGCGAAGAGGACATTTCGGACGAcgaaatcgattaa
- the Arp3 gene encoding actin-related protein 3, whose translation MSGQLPACVIDVGTGYTKLGFAGNRDPQLIIPSAIALKETAKVGDNSARRVTKGVEDLDFYIGNEAFEATGYSVKYPVRHGLVEDWDLMERFLGQCIFKYLRAEPEDHHFLLTEPPLNTPENREYMAEIMFESFNVPGLYIAVQAVLALAASWTAKSVGDRVLTGIVVDSGDGVTHVIPVAEGYVIGSCIKNIPIAGRDITYFIQSLLREREIGIPPEQSLETAKAIKEKYCYICPDIAKEFAKYDSDASRIKQYLGVNNITQQSFNVDVGYERFLGPEIFFHPEFANPDFTTPLDQIVDDVIQNCPIDVRRPLYKNIVLSGGSTMFKDFGRRLQRDVKKTVDARLKSSEKLSGGHITPTAIDVRVVSHHKQRCAVWFGGALLASGPEFYDVCHTKKDYQEYGPSICRYNPVFRSLV comes from the exons ATGTCGGGGCAACTTCCTGCGTGTGTTATCGATGTTGGAACCGG ATACACGAAGCTGGGCTTCGCAGGAAACAGAGATCCTCAGCTGATAATACCGTCAGCGATAGCTCTGAAGGAAACTGCCAAAGTCGGTGACAATTCTGCTAGAAGAGTGACCAAGGGTGTAGAAGATCTGGATTTTTATATTGGCAATGAAGCCTTTGAAGCAACAGGATACTCAGTCAAG TATCCAGTACGGCATGGATTGGTGGAAGATTGGGACCTCATGGAGCGCTTTCTAGGtcaatgtattttcaaatatctTCGAGCAGAACCAGAAGATCATCATTTCTTGCTGACCGAGCCACCCCTTAATACCCCAGAGAATCGGGAATACATGGCTGAAATAATGTTTGAGTCATTCAACGTTCCAGGCCTGTACATCGCTGTTCAAGCTGTTCTCGCCCTTGCTGCTTCTTGGACAGCCAAGTCTGTGGGAGATAGAGTACTCACAGGCATTGTTGTTGACAGCGGGGATGGAGTTACTCATGTCATTCCTGTG gCAGAAGGATACGTAATAGGTAGTTGCATAAAAAACATCCCAATCGCTGGTCGAGACATAACGTATTTCATCCAAAGCTTATTGCGAGAGCGAGAAATCGGTATACCGCCAGAACAATCGCTCGAGACAGCAAAAgctataaaagaaaaatattgttacatttgtccggATATTGCGAAAGAGTTTGCGAAATACGATAGCGACGCGAGCAGAATAAAGCAGTATCTTGGAGTAAACAATATCACTCAACAAAGCTTCAACGTCGACGTTGGCTACGAGCGTTTTCTGGgcccagaaatatttttccatcccGAA TTTGCGAATCCAGATTTCACGACACCCCTGGACCAGATCGTCGACGACGTTATTCAAAATTGTCCGATCGACGTGAGAAGACCGCTTTACAAAAATATCGTTCTTTCCGGTGGTTCTACCATGTTCAAAGATTTTGGTAGACGTTTGCAACGCGATGTGAAAAAGACCGTAGATGCGAGGCTCAAAAGTAGCGAAAAACTCAGCGGAGGACACATTACG CCGACTGCGATAGACGTTCGCGTGGTGTCTCATCACAAGCAGCGATGCGCAGTGTGGTTCGGTGGTGCATTATTGGCGAGCGGTCCCGAGTTTTACGACGTGTGTCACACGAAGAAAGACTACCAAGAATACGGTCCGAGTATTTGTCGTTACAATCCAGTTTTCCGGAGTTTGGTTTAA
- the LOC122417070 gene encoding trace amine-associated receptor 4-like, with product MENSLFNFENLTASMISTYENQTSWKSSPRDVENIVTSDESVRCDRYSDRMRLSYLYGTPPLIVFCIISVVINIKTLMSAGWIRRPLSPTLHISLSLAGADAFSSTALAIGLLMNSFIPKGLCLRLSDVGCFLLSLEAIRLGGVMITVGHLVALGVNHYLGIVKPLQYLTIMTHRITSFLIILLWILPLLFFFTYFSVIEDEGFQSLDCGTHTFLFKRKFRMMFSSLFFAPFLLMVCIYFHIFCIVRKHQASRLRFRRAGSSFRRNDGDKTEREEHSASQQMARNVKAINTTLFILGSFVIGWMPATFLYIFVCEDCPLKFDWIDDEAKFFINIVSNCLIILKTLINPIIYAARMHEIQIATKRMHSSLCCFRATTNNSEERNRTHSSEGAFIHRFSFSRRTIRRINGNNENKKREEIYKYTYQGIKGFSRPNTFV from the exons ATGGAAAACTCGTTGTTcaacttcgaaaatttgactgcTTCGATGATTTCGACATACGAGAATCAAACGAGTTGGAAAAGTAGCCCGAGGGATGTGGAAAATATCGTGACCTCGGACGAATCGGTGCGATGCGATCGATACTCCGATCGCATGAGACTCTCTTATCTCTATGGCACACCACCCTTAATTGTTTTTTGCATCATTTCCGTTGTTATAAATATCAAGACTTTAATGAGCGCTGGATGGATAAGACGACCGTTGAGCCCAACTTTGCACATCAGTTTAAGCCTCGCTGGAGCTGACGCATTTTCCAGCACAGCACTAGCCATTGGTCTTCTCATGAACAGCTTCATTCCTAAAGGACTTTGTCTCAGATTGTCAG aTGTGGGGTGTTTTCTATTGAGCCTCGAAGCAATTCGTTTGGGCGGTGTTATGATTACGGTTGGTCATCTCGTTGCCCTCGGGGTCAATCACTACCTCGGAATCGTCAAGCCTCTTCAGTACCTCACTATCATGACGCACAGGATTACGAGTTTTCTCATAATCCTTCTGTGGATTttgccacttttatttttcttcacctacttcagcgtcatcgagGATGAAGGATTTCAGTCGTTGGACTGTGGGACGCACAC GTTTCTATTCAAAAGAAAGTTTCGAATGATGTTCAGCAGCTTATTTTTCGCTCCGTTTTTACTGATGGTCTGCATATACTTTCACATATTTTGTATCGTGAGAAAGCATCAAGCCTCGAGATTACGATTCCGGCGAGCTGGCTCCTCGTTCCGTAGGAACGATGGAGACAAAACTGAGCGAGAGGAGCACAGTGCTTCGCAACAAATGGCGCGAAACGTTAAAGCCATCAATACCACGCTCTTTATCCTCG GTAGTTTCGTTATTGGCTGGATGCCAGCAACTTTCCTCTACATTTTCGTGTGCGAGGATTGTCCATTGAAATTCGACTGGATCGATGACGAggccaaatttttcatcaacattGTCTCCAATTGTCTCATAATTCTCAAAACTTTGATAAATCCCATTATTTATGCAGCGAGAATGCACGAAATTCAG ATCGCAACAAAACGGATGCACAGTTCCCTGTGCTGCTTTCGTGCAACGACGAACAACTCTGAAGAAAGAAACCGTACGCACAGCAGCGAAGGAGCGTTCATTCacagattttctttttcacgaaGAACTATCAGGAGAATCAATGGAAATAATGAGAACAAAAAACGTGAAGAAATTTACAAATATACGTACCAGGGAATCAAAGGATTTTCACGACCAAATACTTTCGTTTGA